Proteins encoded together in one Micromonospora auratinigra window:
- the ndhC gene encoding NADH-quinone oxidoreductase subunit A, producing the protein MTGYLGSYATLGLLLLAAVLFFVTAFSANRVLRPGRPAEPWGKRASYECGLDPVGGDWAQMQIRYYVYAYLYVLFAVEAVFLFPWALVFDRPGFGVTTVVEMAVFVAVVALGILYAWRKNILRWT; encoded by the coding sequence GTGACCGGTTACCTCGGCTCGTACGCCACCCTCGGTCTCCTGCTGCTCGCCGCGGTCCTGTTCTTCGTTACGGCGTTCTCGGCCAATCGGGTGTTACGCCCCGGCCGTCCGGCGGAGCCCTGGGGCAAGCGGGCCAGCTACGAGTGCGGTCTCGACCCGGTCGGCGGCGACTGGGCCCAGATGCAGATCCGCTACTACGTCTACGCATACCTCTACGTGCTCTTCGCCGTCGAGGCGGTCTTCCTCTTCCCCTGGGCGTTGGTCTTCGACCGGCCGGGATTCGGCGTTACCACCGTCGTGGAGATGGCGGTCTTCGTCGCCGTGGTGGCGCTCGGCATCCTCTACGCCTGGCGCAAGAACATCCTGCGCTGGACCTGA